The Paraburkholderia acidisoli genome contains a region encoding:
- a CDS encoding aminotransferase-like domain-containing protein, which produces MKLELDRTSDVPLTEQIVAGVQTWIRSRAAHPGARLPSIRQFAADYAISRFPVIEAYDRLVSLGFLDSRHGSGFYVSEHARGGMAGMGTCDLSNAADESGHLLSQFERAGEVLQLDSGSIPQPWRDLDALGQAIRHVSRSDPASLVDYGTPGGDPVLREHLRNRLAPLGIVAHAQQILITEGASEGLDLLMRYMLKPGDVAFVEDPGYYNLYGLLKLHGVRLVGIRRAANGPDLEHLHAMLAEHRPRAFFVNPVFHNPTGTSISPPVAFRLLQLAREHRFTIVEDDIYADFQTEPTDRLAALDQFEHVVYVAGLSKTLSSSLRVGYVVASAAIVRDLAAIKALTSISGSRFAQAVAATLLERGAYRKYLDRLRRRVAEAQGAAALTLEAHGWEIFGAQENAAAVAARGYAQTGGKFVWARVPRIDDSARLAACGETLGVAVSPGSHFRPHGEACPWIRINVALAQDPRAQAFFAKAAKLRA; this is translated from the coding sequence ATGAAACTCGAACTCGACCGCACGAGCGACGTGCCGCTCACCGAACAGATCGTCGCTGGCGTGCAGACATGGATCCGCTCGCGCGCCGCGCATCCCGGCGCGCGCCTGCCGTCGATCCGCCAGTTCGCCGCCGATTACGCCATCAGCCGCTTTCCCGTGATCGAGGCTTACGACCGCCTCGTGTCGCTCGGCTTCCTCGACTCGCGCCACGGCTCGGGCTTCTACGTGAGCGAACACGCGCGCGGCGGCATGGCGGGCATGGGCACCTGCGATCTCTCGAACGCCGCCGACGAATCCGGCCATCTGCTGAGCCAGTTCGAGCGCGCGGGCGAAGTGCTGCAGCTCGACAGCGGCTCGATCCCGCAGCCGTGGCGCGATCTCGACGCGCTCGGCCAGGCGATCCGCCACGTCTCGCGCAGCGACCCGGCGAGTCTCGTCGACTACGGCACGCCGGGCGGCGATCCCGTGCTGCGCGAGCATCTGCGCAACCGGCTCGCGCCGCTCGGCATCGTCGCTCACGCGCAGCAGATTCTGATCACCGAAGGCGCGAGCGAAGGCCTCGACCTGCTCATGCGCTACATGCTCAAGCCCGGCGACGTCGCGTTCGTGGAAGATCCGGGCTACTACAACCTCTACGGCCTGCTGAAGCTGCACGGCGTGCGGCTCGTCGGCATCCGCCGCGCGGCCAACGGGCCCGACCTCGAGCATCTGCACGCGATGCTCGCCGAGCACCGGCCGCGCGCGTTCTTCGTCAACCCGGTGTTCCACAACCCGACCGGCACGTCGATCTCGCCGCCCGTCGCGTTCCGGCTGCTGCAACTCGCGCGCGAGCACCGCTTCACGATCGTCGAGGACGACATCTACGCCGACTTCCAGACCGAGCCCACCGACCGTCTCGCGGCGCTCGACCAGTTCGAGCACGTGGTCTACGTCGCGGGGCTCTCGAAAACGCTGTCCTCCTCGCTGCGCGTGGGCTACGTGGTCGCCAGCGCCGCGATCGTGCGCGATCTCGCCGCGATCAAGGCGCTCACCTCCATCAGCGGCTCGCGCTTCGCGCAGGCCGTGGCGGCCACGCTGCTGGAACGCGGCGCGTATCGCAAGTATCTCGACCGGCTGCGGCGGCGCGTGGCCGAGGCGCAGGGCGCGGCGGCGCTCACGCTCGAAGCGCACGGCTGGGAGATCTTCGGCGCGCAGGAGAACGCGGCGGCGGTCGCGGCGCGCGGCTATGCGCAGACGGGCGGCAAGTTCGTGTGGGCGCGGGTGCCGCGCATCGACGACTCCGCGCGGCTCGCGGCCTGTGGCGAAACGCTCGGCGTGGCGGTGTCGCCGGGCAGCCACTTCCGCCCGCACGGCGAGGCGTGTCCGTGGATCCGCATCAACGTGGCGCTCGCGCAGGACCCGCGCGCGCAGGCGTTTTTCGCAAAAGCGGCGAAGCTGCGGGCGTAA
- the mdtD gene encoding multidrug transporter subunit MdtD, whose product MLWLVATGFFMQTLDSTIVNTALPAMAQSLGELPLRMQSVVIAYSLTMAVMIPVSGWLADKLGTRRVFLGAILVFTVGSLLCASAHTLNQLVLSRIAQGVGGAMLLPVGRLAVLRTFPAERYLPALSFVAIPGLIGPLIGPTLGGWLVQIASWHWIFLINVPVGVVGCVATFIFMPDSRNPNTPRFDLPGYLLLVTAMVTISFALDGHSELGLNQATVLVLLIVSLAAFVAYGLHAVRTPQPIFSLDLFKIHTFSVGLLGNLFARIGSGAMPYLIPLLLQVALGYTPFEAGLMMLPTAAAGMFSKRLVTVLIMRYGYRRVLTSNTVLVGLMMASFSLSTPGEPLWMRIAQLALFGAVNSMQFTAMNTLTLKDLGTGGASSGNSLFSLVQMLSMSLGVTVAGALLTTFTGLIGHMRETNVIPAFHATFVCVGIITAASSWIFAQLSPEVRRAAKKTDPSERA is encoded by the coding sequence ATGCTGTGGCTCGTCGCCACCGGCTTCTTCATGCAGACGCTCGACTCGACCATCGTCAATACGGCGCTTCCGGCAATGGCGCAAAGCCTCGGCGAGTTGCCGCTGCGCATGCAGTCGGTCGTGATCGCCTATTCGCTGACGATGGCGGTGATGATTCCCGTCTCGGGCTGGCTCGCCGACAAGCTCGGCACGCGGCGCGTGTTTCTCGGCGCGATTCTCGTGTTCACGGTGGGCTCGCTGCTCTGCGCGAGCGCGCATACGCTGAACCAGCTCGTGCTCTCGCGCATCGCGCAGGGCGTGGGCGGCGCGATGCTGCTGCCGGTCGGGCGGCTTGCCGTGCTGCGCACCTTTCCCGCCGAACGCTATCTGCCCGCGCTCTCGTTCGTGGCCATTCCAGGGCTGATCGGCCCGCTGATCGGCCCGACGCTCGGCGGCTGGCTCGTGCAGATCGCCTCGTGGCACTGGATCTTTCTCATCAACGTGCCGGTGGGCGTGGTGGGCTGCGTGGCCACGTTCATCTTCATGCCCGACAGCCGCAACCCGAACACGCCGCGCTTCGACCTGCCGGGCTACCTGCTGCTCGTCACCGCCATGGTGACGATCTCGTTCGCGCTCGACGGCCATTCCGAACTCGGCCTCAATCAGGCCACGGTGCTCGTGCTGCTGATCGTCTCGCTCGCCGCCTTCGTCGCCTACGGGCTGCACGCGGTGCGCACGCCGCAGCCGATCTTCTCGCTCGATCTCTTCAAGATCCACACCTTCAGCGTGGGGCTGCTCGGCAATCTGTTCGCGCGGATCGGCAGCGGCGCGATGCCGTATCTGATCCCGCTGCTGCTGCAGGTCGCGCTCGGCTACACGCCGTTCGAAGCGGGCCTCATGATGCTGCCGACCGCCGCCGCGGGCATGTTCTCGAAGCGTCTCGTCACCGTGCTGATCATGCGCTATGGCTACCGGCGCGTGCTGACGTCGAACACGGTGCTGGTCGGGCTGATGATGGCGAGCTTCTCGCTCTCCACGCCCGGCGAGCCGCTGTGGATGCGCATTGCGCAACTGGCGCTGTTCGGCGCGGTCAACTCGATGCAGTTCACGGCAATGAACACGCTCACGCTCAAGGACCTCGGCACGGGCGGCGCGAGCAGCGGCAACAGCCTGTTCTCGCTCGTGCAGATGCTTTCCATGAGTCTCGGCGTGACGGTCGCGGGCGCGCTGCTCACGACCTTCACCGGCCTGATCGGCCACATGCGCGAGACCAACGTGATCCCCGCGTTCCACGCGACCTTCGTCTGCGTGGGCATCATCACGGCGGCCTCGTCGTGGATCTTCGCGCAGCTTTCCCCGGAAGTGCGGCGCGCGGCGAAGAAAACCGACCCCTCGGAACGGGCCTGA
- a CDS encoding EAL domain-containing protein, with protein sequence MIDLDPPGYQSRPIAGEEGARRTVLYGGYTVFSVFQPVFSVAHRRAIGYHASLRAHDEQGQQVPSQEVFTQAARRGDLLELGRLAESLHLGNFNAFDSHDEWLFLSLHPAALMDTSYGDALLAGLKALGLPPQRVVLEVSEQAGGENSRFAAIIDGLRKAGFVIALDGFGAKHSNIDRVWQLRPDIVTLDRSLLAQASRHAHIERVLPGLVSMLHESGQLVLVGGLSTERDALIALESNADFVQGAYFARPEVEPVPPATAQSLMDDLSTRLRERVSARDRAQSARLAPYVSALEAAAQQLATGASMNDATLPLLDLDDTARSFLLDASGRQIGDNVLPEGRTTQRAKRFRPLLHSEGASWERRPYFIGAMKSPGRVQFTPPYLSINEAHLCVTASIAAQTPHGVQVLCVDINWDAAAQRI encoded by the coding sequence ATGATCGACCTCGATCCCCCCGGCTACCAGTCGCGCCCCATCGCGGGCGAAGAAGGCGCTCGCCGCACCGTGCTCTACGGCGGCTACACCGTCTTCAGCGTATTCCAGCCCGTGTTCTCGGTCGCGCACCGTCGCGCGATCGGCTATCACGCGTCGCTGCGCGCGCACGACGAGCAGGGTCAGCAGGTGCCGTCGCAGGAAGTCTTCACCCAGGCGGCGCGGCGCGGCGATCTGCTCGAACTCGGGCGGCTCGCGGAATCGCTGCATCTGGGCAACTTCAACGCGTTCGATTCGCATGACGAATGGCTGTTTCTGAGCCTGCATCCGGCCGCGCTCATGGACACGAGCTACGGCGACGCCCTGCTCGCGGGCCTCAAGGCGCTCGGGTTGCCGCCGCAGCGCGTGGTGCTGGAAGTCTCGGAACAGGCGGGCGGCGAGAACTCGCGCTTCGCCGCGATCATCGACGGGCTGCGCAAGGCCGGCTTCGTGATCGCGCTGGACGGTTTCGGCGCCAAGCATTCGAACATCGACCGCGTGTGGCAGTTGCGCCCCGACATCGTCACGCTCGACCGCAGCCTGCTCGCGCAGGCGAGCCGCCACGCGCATATCGAGCGCGTGCTGCCGGGCCTCGTTTCCATGCTGCACGAGTCCGGGCAACTCGTGCTCGTGGGCGGCCTCTCGACCGAGCGCGACGCGCTCATCGCGCTGGAGAGCAACGCCGACTTCGTGCAAGGCGCGTATTTCGCGCGCCCCGAAGTCGAGCCGGTGCCGCCCGCCACGGCGCAAAGCCTGATGGACGATCTCTCCACGCGCCTGCGCGAGCGCGTGAGCGCGCGCGACCGCGCGCAGTCGGCGCGCCTCGCGCCGTACGTGAGCGCACTCGAAGCGGCGGCGCAGCAACTGGCGACGGGCGCGAGCATGAACGACGCCACGCTGCCGCTGCTCGACCTCGACGACACGGCGCGCAGCTTTCTGCTCGACGCCTCGGGCCGCCAGATCGGCGACAACGTGCTGCCGGAAGGCCGCACGACGCAACGCGCCAAGCGCTTCCGTCCGCTGCTGCATTCGGAGGGCGCGAGCTGGGAGCGGCGGCCGTATTTCATCGGCGCGATGAAGTCGCCGGGGCGGGTGCAGTTCACGCCGCCGTATCTGTCGATCAACGAAGCGCACCTGTGCGTGACCGCCTCGATCGCCGCGCAAACCCCGCACGGCGTGCAGGTGCTCTGCGTCGACATCAACTGGGACGCGGCGGCGCAGCGCATCTGA
- a CDS encoding sigma-70 family RNA polymerase sigma factor, with amino-acid sequence MDAEAIDAKAPGAEVFDISTPDVSTPDVATPDEATPDVSTPDVSTPDVSAPDEATRAAVFDAARARLLALATRVLGSRAEAEDVVQDAWFRWRDADAQAVRTPQAWLSTVTVRLAIDRLRRLRREQADGALERVEDSAPSAEETGLLAARLSDGLLMLMERLAPLEQAVFVLREGFDCDYAQIAALTGCTNAHCRQIVRRAHLRLARVAAAPPVRSVPSTRPVPAQRTEHARTVERLRDVLREQDRAGLMDLLGVTATALVAASAETTVVAGASAAANAASHGVLRAEALAIGERDGVALVAANGELAAWLHVRDDRDGAFEPVVCVAGWQADKSGNEGEGDAAHAFVAANRAFGGAAVRALLAKLNARTWRVSARGATSRAAVEQPHALA; translated from the coding sequence ATGGACGCCGAGGCAATCGACGCGAAGGCGCCAGGCGCCGAGGTATTCGACATATCGACACCCGACGTATCGACACCCGACGTAGCGACGCCCGACGAAGCGACGCCGGACGTATCGACGCCCGACGTATCGACACCCGACGTATCGGCGCCCGACGAAGCCACCCGCGCGGCCGTGTTCGACGCGGCGCGCGCGCGTCTGCTCGCGCTCGCCACGCGCGTGCTCGGCAGCCGCGCCGAAGCCGAGGACGTCGTGCAGGACGCCTGGTTCCGCTGGCGCGACGCCGACGCGCAGGCCGTGCGCACGCCGCAAGCGTGGCTCTCGACGGTCACGGTGCGGCTCGCGATCGACCGGCTGCGGCGCCTGCGTCGCGAACAGGCCGACGGCGCGCTCGAGCGCGTGGAAGACAGCGCGCCTTCGGCCGAAGAGACGGGGCTGCTGGCCGCGCGCCTGTCCGACGGCCTGCTGATGTTGATGGAGCGTCTGGCGCCGCTGGAGCAGGCCGTGTTCGTGCTGCGCGAGGGGTTCGACTGCGATTACGCGCAGATCGCGGCGCTCACGGGTTGCACGAATGCGCATTGCCGCCAGATCGTGCGGCGCGCGCATCTGCGGCTCGCGCGGGTTGCAGCGGCGCCACCCGTGCGATCGGTGCCATCGACGCGGCCTGTGCCAGCACAGCGCACCGAACACGCGCGCACGGTCGAGCGGCTGCGCGACGTGCTGCGCGAGCAGGATCGCGCGGGACTGATGGATCTGCTGGGCGTGACCGCGACGGCACTGGTCGCGGCATCGGCGGAAACGACGGTGGTGGCCGGAGCGAGCGCTGCGGCGAACGCGGCCAGCCATGGCGTGTTGCGCGCCGAGGCGCTTGCCATCGGCGAGCGGGACGGCGTGGCGCTCGTCGCCGCGAACGGCGAACTGGCGGCGTGGCTGCATGTGCGCGACGACCGCGACGGCGCGTTCGAGCCCGTGGTGTGCGTGGCCGGCTGGCAAGCGGACAAGAGCGGGAACGAGGGCGAGGGCGACGCTGCGCACGCGTTCGTTGCCGCGAATCGCGCGTTCGGCGGTGCGGCCGTGCGCGCGCTGCTCGCGAAACTCAACGCCCGTACGTGGCGTGTTTCAGCACGAGGCGCTACGTCGCGCGCGGCGGTGGAGCAGCCGCACGCGCTCGCCTGA